The following proteins are encoded in a genomic region of Oncorhynchus gorbuscha isolate QuinsamMale2020 ecotype Even-year linkage group LG11, OgorEven_v1.0, whole genome shotgun sequence:
- the snx11 gene encoding sorting nexin-11, which produces MMIKNHEEDEFVAVRVQDPRVQNDGSWNSYVDFKIFLHTNSKAFTAKTSCVRRRYSEFVWLKKRMQKNTGLVPVPDLPSKPFFSSSGEDFLEKRRKGLQSFLDKVCSMTVCLSDSQLHLFLQTQLPVGHILDCVQGHTPYTVTEAILTYGSSNEGRVPEEDSAQDPILTPVPYESMESPVPHLPTLRCEEPLTPVNLTSSEPEGLRTEKFLADPHDIDAVEFKLGENTSSEVTQEDHDVVHVEAALETHSPVETIYKWEGHEDSTPERWCEVIHHQGDCQQQTLVEAYSEKYTGLEEECVMEVKNERVIEETHTDTTTQTIPPKQSSPELDIHEETPQDGLRETVLEDLNPAEEAQETTSEGDSDKDIVTAIELDSQGHKDEINSHVEISLEVESVDDSTQKVEIDDSS; this is translated from the exons ACCAACAGCAAGGCTTTCACGGCCAAGACGTCATGTGTGCGCCGTCGCTACAGTGAGTTTGTCTGGCTCAAGAAGAGGATGCAGAAGAACACTGGCTTGGT ACCTGTCCCAGATCTGCCCAGCAAgcccttcttctcctctagtggtgAGGACTtcctggagaagaggaggaaaggccTGCAGTCCTTTCTGGACAA AGTGTGTAGCATGACAGTATGTCTGTCAGATAGCCAGCTCCACCTCTTCCTGCAAACCCAACTGCCGGTTGGTCACATCCTGGACTGTGTGCAGGGCCACACCCCCTACACTGTGACAGAGGCCATCCTCACCTACGGCTCATCCAATGAGGGCCGGGTTCCAGAAGAGGACTCAGCCCAGGACCCGATTCTTACTCCAGTTCCTTATGAGTCCATGGAGAG CCCTGTTCCTCATCTACCTACCCTGCGATGTGAAGAGCCCCTCACCCCTGTGAACCTCACCTCCAGTGAGCCAGAGGGCCTACGGACTGAGAAGTTCCTAGCTGACCCCCATGACATAGACGCTGTAGAGTTCAAGCTCGGTGAGAACACTTCCTCAGAGGTCACCCAAGAGGACCACGATGTAGTCCATGTAGAGGCCGCCCTGGAGACACACAGCCCAGTGGAGACTATCTATAAGTGGGAAGGCCATGAAGACTCTACCCCAGAAAGGTGGTGTGAGGTGATCCACCACCAAGGGGATTGTCAACAGCAGACACTTGTGGAAGCGTACTCTGAAAAGTACACCGGCTTGGAGGAGGAGTGTGTAATGGAGGTGAAGAATGAGAGGGTCATTGAGGAGACCCATACAGACACGACTACACAGACAATCCCTCCCAAACAGAGTAGCCCAGAGCTAGACATCCATGAGGAAACTCCTCAAGATGGCCTAAGGGAGACCGTTCTAGAGGACCTTAACCCTGCGGAGGAAGCTCAAGAAACAACCTCCGAAGGGGACAGTGACAAAGACATAGTAACAgccattgagctggacagccaaGGACACAAGGATGAGATCAACTCCCACGTAGAGATCAGCCTAGAGGTGGAAAGTGTTGATGACTCAACCCAAAAGGTAGAAATCGATGACTCATCTTGA